A stretch of Flavobacteriales bacterium DNA encodes these proteins:
- a CDS encoding restriction endonuclease, with translation MDNNQRVAIINNAKIFFRNEIVQSHIDGACKRASKLSEYNVNPFLFKYLANFLTGNDNPESIARALVLPRILGSSITTSFGMKIQSLISSLFQGLGSTTQGIDVEFVDAIDGRKKYCQLKAGPNTINRDDVTTIMNHFNGVRALARTNNLVVGIDDMIVGVVYGEEAELSSHYKKISNTYPVIVGKDFWHRLTGKEDFYFELIDAIGEVALEVDASRVVEQTIQALAKEIEAKYQ, from the coding sequence ATGGACAATAATCAGAGAGTTGCAATAATCAATAATGCGAAGATCTTTTTCAGAAATGAAATTGTTCAAAGCCATATCGATGGCGCATGTAAACGTGCTAGTAAGTTATCGGAGTATAACGTGAATCCGTTCTTGTTTAAGTATTTGGCTAACTTCCTAACGGGCAACGATAATCCAGAAAGTATTGCGCGAGCATTAGTTCTTCCGAGAATTTTAGGTTCATCCATAACTACATCATTTGGAATGAAAATTCAGAGTCTTATAAGTTCTCTGTTTCAAGGTTTAGGATCAACAACTCAAGGTATTGATGTTGAGTTTGTTGATGCAATTGACGGTCGGAAAAAATATTGTCAACTAAAGGCTGGTCCAAATACGATTAATCGTGATGACGTAACAACAATAATGAATCATTTCAATGGTGTTCGGGCTTTGGCGAGAACGAATAATTTAGTTGTTGGAATTGATGACATGATTGTTGGAGTGGTTTATGGCGAAGAAGCGGAGCTTAGCTCGCATTACAAGAAGATCAGTAATACCTATCCAGTAATTGTAGGTAAAGATTTCTGGCATCGACTTACTGGCAAGGAGGACTTTTACTTCGAGTTGATTGATGCAATTGGTGAAGTGGCGTTGGAAGTTGATGCAAGTAGAGTTGTTGAGCAAACAATTCAAGCCTTAGCCAAAGAAATTGAAGCAAAGTATCAATGA
- the dcm gene encoding DNA (cytosine-5-)-methyltransferase — translation MVMNEYLTLSEASKLIGKSKETLRRWDREGKLLAVREPISNYRVYKREQVETLFADFLDEEIDDVITNYVEANRDYSVLELFAGAGGLAVGLERAGLKCVALNEIDKWACQTLRKNRPAWRVLEGDIKAFDFSEYYDKIDVVTGGFPCQAFSYAGKKLGLADARGTLFYEFARVVKEVNPPICIGENVRGLLSHENGRTLKGMISILDEIGYNVVPVQVLKAINYRVPQKRERLILVGVRKDIDIRYEYPKPHQKVYTLHDALKKGVLFESNVPMSTGAKYPQSKREVLDLVPQKGYWRDLPLEIQKEFMGGSFYLGGGKTGIARRIGWDEPCLTLTCSPAQKQTERCHPDETRPFTVREYARIQTFPDEWKFEGSMAQQYKQIGNAVPVNLGTEVGYSVVNFLNQYYSKMVDCH, via the coding sequence TTGGTTATGAATGAATATTTAACGCTATCCGAAGCTTCCAAACTAATTGGAAAAAGCAAAGAAACTCTAAGAAGGTGGGACAGAGAAGGAAAGCTTTTGGCTGTGCGCGAACCGATAAGTAATTATCGAGTGTATAAACGAGAACAGGTTGAAACCTTGTTCGCGGATTTTCTAGATGAAGAAATTGATGACGTAATAACCAACTACGTTGAGGCAAACAGAGACTACTCTGTCTTAGAGCTTTTTGCTGGGGCTGGAGGTTTAGCTGTCGGGTTGGAAAGGGCAGGCTTAAAATGTGTGGCGCTAAATGAAATCGATAAATGGGCTTGCCAAACTTTAAGAAAAAACCGTCCAGCATGGAGGGTGCTTGAAGGAGATATCAAAGCGTTTGATTTTTCAGAATATTACGATAAAATCGATGTGGTTACTGGTGGGTTTCCATGTCAAGCTTTTAGCTACGCAGGAAAAAAACTTGGTCTTGCTGATGCAAGAGGAACCTTATTCTATGAATTTGCTCGAGTTGTCAAAGAAGTAAACCCACCTATTTGTATCGGTGAAAATGTCCGTGGTCTGCTAAGCCATGAGAATGGGAGAACATTGAAGGGAATGATTTCAATTTTAGACGAAATTGGCTACAATGTCGTTCCTGTTCAAGTGTTGAAAGCAATAAATTATAGAGTGCCACAAAAACGTGAACGACTGATTTTGGTAGGCGTAAGAAAAGATATTGACATTCGATATGAATATCCAAAACCCCATCAGAAAGTTTACACTCTACATGATGCCTTGAAGAAAGGAGTATTGTTTGAGTCAAATGTTCCAATGTCAACGGGCGCAAAATACCCCCAAAGCAAACGAGAAGTATTAGACCTAGTACCTCAAAAAGGTTATTGGCGAGACCTCCCGCTTGAAATTCAAAAGGAATTTATGGGAGGCAGTTTTTATTTGGGCGGTGGGAAAACTGGTATTGCTAGGCGAATTGGTTGGGATGAACCTTGTCTAACACTTACTTGTAGTCCTGCTCAAAAACAGACCGAAAGATGCCATCCCGATGAAACTAGACCGTTCACTGTGCGTGAGTATGCACGAATTCAAACCTTTCCTGATGAATGGAAATTTGAGGGCTCAATGGCGCAGCAATACAAACAAATTGGCAATGCAGTTCCTGTAAATTTGGGAACAGAAGTTGGTTATTCCGTTGTTAATTTTTTGAACCAGTATTATTCAAAAATGGTAGATTGTCATTGA
- a CDS encoding FAD-binding protein, which yields MTYGKITPELLEQLKSVVGAANFFVDEETLKIHASDETEDHVYMPQVVVMPDAAEEVAAVLMLCNEHVIPVTARGGGTGLSGGALPIKGGVVVAMKRFNRIIDIDELNLQATVEPGVITEVFQNAVKEKGLFYPPDPSSKGSCFLGGNLAENAGGPKAVKYGVTRDYVINMQVALVTGEVIWTAANVLKNSTGYNLTQLMCGSEGTLGVITRIVFKLRPLPKKDVTLLVPFTSSEEACRAISGIYKAGLTPSGMEFMERDAIVLAMKYVDEVLSKPVSIDLPDHIHAHLIIELDGNDEDVLMGEAEKIVEVLENYETGEIYFAQTAEEKDGLWRLRRNVSPGVNSYSLTKSEDVVVPRGNLPKLVTAIKEIGNRIGFRSVCYGHVGDGNLHVNIMKEQLSDAYWDKEVNEGIADIFKAVVELGGTLSGEHGIGIAKRPYMHLAMAEKNLDLMRGIKAVFDPKGILNPEKIF from the coding sequence ATGACATACGGTAAGATCACCCCCGAATTGCTGGAACAGCTGAAAAGCGTTGTTGGAGCTGCCAATTTCTTTGTTGATGAAGAAACTCTGAAGATCCATGCATCGGACGAAACGGAAGATCACGTGTATATGCCGCAGGTGGTGGTGATGCCCGATGCTGCCGAAGAAGTGGCTGCTGTTCTGATGCTTTGTAATGAACATGTAATACCTGTAACAGCACGTGGTGGTGGAACAGGATTGAGCGGAGGAGCATTACCGATAAAAGGCGGTGTGGTGGTGGCCATGAAACGCTTCAACCGCATCATCGACATTGATGAATTGAACTTACAGGCCACGGTAGAACCTGGTGTGATAACGGAGGTTTTTCAGAATGCAGTGAAGGAGAAAGGATTGTTCTACCCGCCTGACCCAAGTAGCAAGGGAAGTTGCTTTCTGGGCGGAAATCTGGCCGAAAATGCAGGAGGACCAAAGGCGGTGAAGTATGGCGTTACGCGCGATTATGTCATCAACATGCAAGTGGCGCTGGTTACGGGAGAAGTGATATGGACGGCTGCCAATGTGCTGAAGAATTCGACCGGATATAACCTGACGCAACTGATGTGCGGCAGCGAAGGAACACTGGGCGTTATTACCCGCATTGTTTTTAAACTGCGGCCTTTGCCTAAGAAGGATGTGACGCTACTGGTGCCTTTCACCAGTTCGGAGGAAGCTTGCCGCGCCATTTCGGGTATTTACAAGGCAGGATTGACGCCTTCGGGCATGGAATTCATGGAGCGCGATGCCATTGTGCTGGCCATGAAATATGTGGATGAAGTGCTGAGCAAGCCTGTTTCCATCGACCTGCCCGATCATATCCACGCGCATCTGATCATTGAGCTGGATGGGAATGATGAAGATGTGCTGATGGGCGAAGCGGAGAAGATCGTGGAGGTGTTGGAGAACTACGAAACGGGCGAAATCTACTTTGCGCAAACTGCTGAGGAAAAAGACGGCCTATGGCGCTTGCGCAGGAACGTTTCTCCGGGTGTAAACTCCTACTCATTGACCAAATCGGAAGATGTGGTGGTGCCGCGTGGCAATCTGCCCAAGTTGGTAACGGCCATCAAAGAAATTGGCAACCGCATCGGTTTCCGTTCGGTGTGCTACGGCCATGTGGGCGATGGAAACCTCCACGTGAACATCATGAAGGAACAACTTTCGGATGCCTATTGGGATAAGGAAGTGAACGAGGGCATTGCCGACATCTTCAAAGCGGTGGTTGAATTGGGTGGAACGCTTTCGGGCGAGCACGGCATTGGCATTGCCAAGCGACCTTACATGCATTTGGCCATGGCCGAAAAGAACCTCGACCTCATGCGAGGCATTAAAGCGGTGTTTGACCCGAAGGGCATCCTGAATCCGGAGAAGATATTTTGA
- a CDS encoding S9 family peptidase — MPQQLIRIALVFLIIFNTGQLWAQSSITLEDIWNNGTYRTEGVYGIRSLNDGTHYTTLQKSSVVKYSYETGDSVEAIVLASELRWNDALIAIEDYEFNQSETKLLLATEEEQLYRHSSSYKYYAFDRTDKKLREIAGGKHVYHATFSPVSNQVAYVFDNNLFVEDLDAKTTKQITTTGKWNEIINGMSDWVYEEEFAFTKAFQWSPDGRFIAYYEFNETDVKEFSMTKYEGKLYPTEERFKYPKAGEANSKVAIFIYHIDRDMNVKVDIGDRDDIYIPRIKWTKDPSTLSVQRMNRLQNRLELLFADAVKGKTRVVLSEASETYIDITDNLTFLDNAQEFIWSSEKDGYNHLYLYDVTGAQKVQLTSGTWDVNAFYGIDAKGKNFFYQSSEEGPTQRHVYAASLNGNFKRKLTPNKGQNEPSFSNTFEYFINTHSDANTPPFISLLNEKGKQIRVLKDNAALKSKLAALKVPTKEFFSFTPSHGTSLNAWMIKPTDFDPSRKYPVLVSIYGGPGSNTVNDSWGSKTQMWEMMLAQQGYIIVSVDNRGTGNRGRDFKNCTYKQLGKLEVEDYIETAKYLGSRGYVDPTRIGMYGWSYGGYMSSLALTKGADFYSMAIAVAPVTNWRFYDSIYTERYMRTPQENAKGYDDNSPINHVDKMKGAYLLIHGTGDDNVHFQNSVEMTEALIEANKQFDMYIYPDRNHGIYGNNARLHLFTKMTDFIKKNL, encoded by the coding sequence ATGCCGCAACAATTGATACGGATTGCCTTAGTTTTTCTCATCATTTTCAACACGGGTCAGCTTTGGGCCCAATCTAGCATTACGCTAGAAGATATTTGGAATAATGGCACCTATCGCACAGAAGGTGTGTATGGTATCCGTTCGTTGAATGACGGCACGCATTACACCACGCTTCAAAAAAGTAGCGTTGTCAAATACAGCTACGAAACGGGCGACTCGGTAGAAGCCATCGTGCTTGCTTCCGAGCTTAGATGGAACGATGCGCTCATTGCCATCGAAGATTACGAGTTCAACCAGAGCGAAACAAAGCTGTTGCTTGCCACAGAAGAGGAGCAGCTCTATCGCCATTCATCCAGCTACAAGTATTACGCATTTGACCGCACAGACAAGAAGCTCCGCGAGATTGCTGGAGGAAAGCATGTCTATCATGCCACGTTTTCGCCTGTTTCCAATCAGGTGGCGTATGTATTCGACAACAACCTTTTTGTGGAAGATCTGGATGCGAAGACCACTAAACAGATAACCACCACAGGTAAATGGAACGAGATCATCAACGGAATGAGCGATTGGGTTTATGAAGAGGAGTTTGCCTTCACCAAAGCGTTTCAGTGGTCGCCCGATGGTCGTTTCATCGCCTATTATGAGTTCAACGAAACGGACGTGAAGGAATTCTCGATGACCAAATACGAGGGTAAACTCTATCCTACCGAAGAGCGCTTCAAATATCCGAAGGCAGGCGAGGCGAATTCAAAAGTGGCCATCTTCATTTATCACATAGACCGCGATATGAATGTGAAAGTGGACATTGGCGACCGCGATGACATTTACATTCCGCGCATCAAATGGACCAAAGATCCATCCACACTTTCTGTACAACGAATGAATCGCTTGCAGAACAGATTGGAGCTTCTTTTTGCTGATGCCGTGAAAGGAAAAACCCGCGTGGTGCTGAGCGAAGCTTCAGAAACCTACATAGACATTACAGACAACCTTACTTTTTTGGATAATGCCCAAGAATTCATTTGGAGCAGCGAAAAGGACGGCTACAATCATCTCTACCTCTATGACGTGACCGGTGCCCAAAAGGTGCAACTCACTTCTGGAACCTGGGATGTGAACGCCTTTTACGGTATCGATGCGAAGGGCAAGAACTTCTTCTATCAATCTTCGGAAGAAGGACCAACACAACGCCATGTGTATGCTGCTTCGCTCAACGGAAATTTCAAACGCAAATTGACCCCCAATAAAGGGCAGAACGAACCGAGCTTCAGCAACACCTTCGAGTATTTCATCAACACCCATTCGGATGCAAATACGCCTCCATTCATCTCTCTACTGAATGAAAAGGGCAAACAGATACGCGTGCTGAAAGACAACGCTGCGCTTAAGTCTAAACTGGCAGCACTTAAGGTGCCTACGAAAGAATTCTTCTCCTTCACACCTTCACATGGCACTTCGCTCAATGCATGGATGATCAAACCGACCGATTTTGACCCATCGCGTAAATACCCCGTGCTCGTTTCCATCTATGGCGGACCAGGAAGCAACACCGTCAATGATTCTTGGGGATCAAAAACACAGATGTGGGAGATGATGCTGGCGCAGCAAGGCTACATCATTGTTTCGGTAGATAATCGCGGAACAGGAAACCGAGGCCGCGATTTCAAAAATTGCACCTACAAGCAACTTGGTAAACTTGAAGTGGAAGACTACATCGAAACGGCCAAATACCTTGGGTCGCGCGGTTATGTAGATCCTACGCGCATTGGTATGTACGGATGGAGCTATGGTGGCTACATGAGTTCGTTGGCGCTTACCAAAGGAGCCGACTTCTATTCGATGGCCATTGCCGTAGCGCCTGTTACCAACTGGCGATTCTACGATTCCATCTATACCGAACGCTATATGCGCACTCCGCAGGAAAACGCCAAAGGTTATGATGATAATTCGCCCATCAATCATGTAGATAAGATGAAAGGAGCTTATCTCCTCATTCACGGAACGGGAGATGATAACGTGCATTTTCAGAACTCGGTAGAAATGACCGAAGCGTTGATAGAAGCGAACAAGCAGTTCGATATGTACATCTATCCAGACAGGAATCACGGTATTTACGGGAACAACGCCCGCTTGCATCTCTTCACAAAAATGACCGACTTCATCAAGAAGAACCTGTAG
- a CDS encoding peptide MFS transporter, whose product MTSTQQQQLFGHPAGLFILFFTEMWERFSYYGMRALLVLFLVSGLDEGGWAWEREDALELYAMYTGLVYLTPILGGLLADKVLGFRKAVLLGAFLMTCGHASMAFETEFTFYLGLILLIIGNGAFKPNISSIVGNLYPRNSDKKDGAYTIFYMGINAGAFLGILLCGYIGEKVGWSFGFGLAGIFMFLGMLQFYFAQGIFGNIGLKPQKDEHLEPSQMQGHVKIDVDKEENVPANVERDRLMVIGILSLFTIFFWMAFEQAGGSMTIFAKDYTNRVLTGDAANTFRWFNTILTVAPMAIVTYVLISLFRQTFKSYALSNIFLGSSFVIIWGVALWMIQNEFNQEASEVPASWFGILNSFFIIACAPIFSKIWESKLNPSASIKFAMGLILLGLGFGVLAFGSASIPSGAATASVSMAWLILAYFLHTMGELTLSPVGLSYVSKLAPARLVGLMFGVWFLASAVANYLAGWTGSLIDKITEMYSMSTFFLIYTGLPIGAGLVLILLTPMIKKKMHGIH is encoded by the coding sequence ATGACATCAACCCAACAGCAACAATTATTCGGACATCCGGCAGGACTGTTCATTCTCTTCTTCACCGAAATGTGGGAGCGTTTCAGTTACTACGGAATGCGCGCTTTGCTCGTACTTTTCCTTGTAAGTGGGCTAGATGAAGGTGGTTGGGCTTGGGAGCGCGAGGATGCGCTGGAACTTTATGCCATGTATACTGGCTTGGTGTATCTCACGCCCATTTTAGGCGGGCTGCTGGCAGATAAGGTCCTCGGATTTAGAAAAGCCGTTTTGCTTGGCGCCTTTCTTATGACCTGTGGTCACGCTTCCATGGCATTTGAAACGGAATTCACCTTCTACCTCGGTTTGATCCTTCTGATCATCGGTAACGGTGCTTTCAAACCGAACATTTCTTCCATTGTTGGAAATCTATATCCGCGTAACAGTGATAAGAAGGATGGAGCTTATACCATCTTCTATATGGGTATCAATGCTGGTGCTTTCCTCGGAATTTTGTTGTGCGGTTATATTGGCGAAAAAGTAGGTTGGAGCTTTGGATTCGGTCTGGCCGGAATCTTTATGTTCCTAGGAATGCTTCAGTTCTATTTTGCACAAGGCATTTTTGGAAATATTGGGCTAAAGCCTCAGAAGGATGAACACTTAGAACCTTCCCAAATGCAAGGTCACGTGAAAATTGACGTGGACAAAGAAGAAAACGTACCTGCAAACGTGGAGCGCGACCGCTTGATGGTAATTGGAATCCTTTCACTCTTCACCATTTTCTTCTGGATGGCTTTTGAACAGGCTGGTGGATCCATGACCATTTTCGCCAAAGATTATACCAACCGTGTTCTTACAGGCGATGCAGCCAACACCTTCCGTTGGTTCAATACCATCCTTACGGTTGCCCCGATGGCAATCGTGACCTATGTTTTGATTTCGCTTTTCCGTCAAACATTCAAAAGCTACGCGCTGTCGAACATATTCCTTGGGAGCAGTTTCGTTATCATTTGGGGTGTGGCGCTATGGATGATTCAAAATGAATTCAACCAAGAAGCTAGCGAAGTTCCAGCATCTTGGTTCGGGATTCTCAATTCATTCTTCATTATTGCTTGCGCACCAATCTTCTCTAAGATATGGGAAAGCAAGTTGAACCCATCAGCATCCATCAAATTTGCCATGGGACTAATTCTTCTTGGACTTGGTTTTGGCGTTTTAGCCTTCGGTTCCGCTTCAATCCCATCAGGAGCAGCTACTGCCTCTGTTAGCATGGCTTGGCTTATCCTTGCATATTTCCTTCATACAATGGGAGAATTGACACTTTCTCCTGTAGGTCTTTCCTACGTCAGTAAATTAGCACCAGCACGCTTGGTTGGTCTGATGTTCGGTGTGTGGTTCCTTGCATCAGCAGTTGCCAACTATCTTGCTGGTTGGACAGGCAGTTTGATTGATAAGATCACGGAGATGTATTCAATGTCCACTTTCTTCCTGATATACACTGGTTTACCGATTGGAGCAGGCTTGGTGCTGATCCTACTGACACCAATGATCAAGAAGAAAATGCACGGAATACATTAA
- a CDS encoding DUF1987 domain-containing protein yields MGEIKALVLEPTKETPHVTLDATGNKFEVSGRSFPLNAKGFYVPVLEWLDSYAASPNAKTEFTFKLEYFNTPSSKSISDILKKLKEIKDAGNAVDVLWYYEEDDIDILDLGHVFARTVGMDFEFKEYVE; encoded by the coding sequence ATGGGAGAAATAAAAGCACTTGTGCTGGAGCCGACAAAGGAGACTCCGCACGTAACGCTAGATGCTACTGGCAATAAGTTTGAAGTTTCAGGAAGGTCGTTTCCGTTGAATGCAAAGGGATTTTATGTCCCGGTTTTAGAGTGGTTGGATAGCTATGCGGCTAGCCCTAATGCAAAGACTGAATTTACCTTCAAGTTGGAATACTTTAATACGCCTTCTTCAAAATCCATTTCGGATATTCTGAAGAAGTTGAAGGAGATCAAAGATGCTGGAAACGCAGTTGACGTTCTGTGGTATTACGAAGAAGATGACATCGACATCCTAGATCTTGGTCATGTGTTTGCACGCACAGTGGGAATGGATTTCGAATTCAAGGAGTACGTTGAATGA
- a CDS encoding ACP phosphodiesterase gives MNFLGHIFLTPSDDEILLGNFIADSVKGNPEKNYAGKVAEGIRFHRAIDAFTDNHTLVKQGVDRFRQTQSRYASVVIDVVYDHVLASNWAEFHDAALDDFTESIYQRLEAQKIHFPDSVQRYFPYMKTQNWLYNYQFEWGLLKSLQGLDRRSANDTQMHLALDVYLEYETEFRQEFRQFIADAKRMSEDYFPS, from the coding sequence GTGAATTTCCTCGGACACATATTTCTTACTCCCAGCGATGACGAAATTCTGCTAGGAAATTTCATTGCCGACTCGGTGAAAGGCAATCCGGAGAAAAACTATGCAGGAAAGGTTGCGGAAGGAATTCGGTTCCATCGCGCAATTGATGCCTTTACCGACAATCATACCCTCGTTAAGCAAGGAGTTGACCGGTTTCGCCAAACACAATCGAGGTACGCTTCGGTGGTGATTGATGTGGTGTATGACCATGTGCTAGCGAGCAACTGGGCCGAATTTCATGATGCAGCATTGGATGATTTCACGGAATCGATCTATCAGCGGCTGGAAGCGCAGAAAATCCATTTTCCTGATTCAGTTCAACGCTATTTTCCTTACATGAAAACGCAGAATTGGCTCTACAACTATCAGTTTGAATGGGGCTTGCTGAAATCGTTGCAAGGATTGGACAGGCGCTCTGCAAACGATACCCAAATGCATTTGGCTTTGGATGTTTACCTGGAATACGAAACGGAATTCAGGCAGGAGTTTCGGCAGTTTATTGCCGATGCCAAACGAATGTCAGAAGATTACTTTCCGAGTTGA
- a CDS encoding SpoIID/LytB domain-containing protein, which translates to MVNGKNHEFTEAYKHSKVNFSIRLTRCVLLVLSISVSQVFSVCAQTVAVGLMYHSSITSLLFSPSASKYVLMNDKSDTLYVFKSDDAISMTVLGERLLVKSPYGLNDTVASLKILGEGNSPNFRVRFNNENRDHSYFDDLMVMVKNGNLTVVNQVGIEPYVARVVQAEVGYGANEEYYKIQSIICRTYAVRNLERHAADGFDLCDNEHCQVYSGLKTATNEVMKATSATSGLVMVDPKNEFILSAFHANCGGQTANSEDVWKESRSYLTSVTDTFCTQSRSATWDKSMPMEELIAQLGFEATAVDSSGWSFLQPEREKYFTLYQDSIEMSKMRRLLQLRSTNFDLKVENGKAEFTGRGYGHGVGLCQQGAMKMAESGYTYSQILGYYYKGVSLVPLSSLQLGK; encoded by the coding sequence ATGGTCAACGGAAAGAACCACGAGTTTACAGAGGCTTACAAACATTCAAAAGTCAATTTCTCCATACGTCTCACAAGATGCGTGCTTTTGGTGCTTTCCATAAGCGTTTCGCAGGTTTTTAGCGTCTGTGCCCAAACGGTTGCAGTTGGGTTGATGTATCACAGTTCCATAACCAGCTTGCTGTTCTCGCCATCCGCCAGTAAGTATGTTTTGATGAATGACAAAAGCGACACACTTTACGTGTTCAAATCGGATGATGCCATTTCGATGACGGTCCTCGGAGAACGACTATTGGTCAAATCTCCGTACGGACTGAATGACACCGTTGCCAGTTTGAAAATTCTTGGGGAAGGAAATTCCCCGAATTTCCGAGTGCGTTTCAACAACGAAAACCGTGACCATTCCTATTTCGATGACCTGATGGTAATGGTGAAAAACGGTAATCTGACAGTTGTGAACCAAGTTGGAATTGAGCCATATGTGGCACGGGTGGTGCAGGCTGAGGTTGGGTATGGAGCCAATGAAGAGTACTACAAGATTCAGAGCATTATTTGTAGAACATACGCGGTTCGGAATTTGGAACGGCATGCAGCTGATGGATTTGACCTTTGCGATAACGAGCATTGTCAAGTTTATTCTGGATTGAAAACAGCCACGAATGAAGTGATGAAGGCAACCTCTGCCACCAGCGGACTGGTAATGGTTGACCCGAAAAATGAATTCATTCTAAGTGCGTTTCATGCCAATTGTGGCGGACAAACAGCCAACTCAGAAGATGTTTGGAAAGAATCCCGCTCGTATCTTACATCGGTAACGGACACATTCTGTACGCAAAGCCGCAGCGCCACTTGGGACAAAAGCATGCCTATGGAAGAACTGATTGCTCAACTAGGTTTTGAGGCAACTGCTGTAGATTCTAGCGGATGGAGTTTCCTTCAACCAGAGAGAGAAAAATACTTTACACTGTATCAAGATTCAATTGAAATGTCCAAAATGCGGAGGCTGCTGCAATTGCGTTCCACCAATTTCGACCTAAAGGTGGAAAACGGAAAGGCAGAATTCACCGGTCGCGGATACGGACATGGTGTAGGTCTTTGCCAACAGGGCGCCATGAAAATGGCAGAAAGTGGCTACACCTACAGTCAGATCCTTGGATATTACTACAAGGGAGTGAGTTTGGTGCCGCTAAGCTCGCTTCAACTCGGAAAGTAA
- a CDS encoding ATP-dependent Clp protease adaptor ClpS, whose amino-acid sequence MNLDPLFSLDLEVEFQQELDQLVQAPKTLVIHNDDYNTFDFVIETLIEYCGHEPLQAEQCTFIIHYSGKCAVKTDMFSKLQPVWARIINLGLTATIEDIPKIAK is encoded by the coding sequence ATGAACCTAGACCCACTTTTCAGCCTCGATCTTGAAGTTGAGTTCCAACAGGAACTTGACCAGCTCGTTCAGGCACCTAAGACATTGGTGATCCATAATGACGATTACAACACCTTTGACTTCGTTATTGAGACATTGATCGAATATTGCGGACACGAGCCATTGCAGGCCGAGCAATGCACATTCATCATTCATTACAGCGGAAAGTGTGCGGTTAAGACCGATATGTTCAGCAAACTTCAACCCGTTTGGGCCAGGATCATCAACCTCGGTCTTACAGCAACAATCGAAGACATTCCGAAGATCGCCAAATGA